Genomic segment of Delphinus delphis chromosome 12, mDelDel1.2, whole genome shotgun sequence:
CTTCTAAGGCAAAGAATTCAAACTTAAGCCCGTTTTTTCATAACATACATTTTTCTATTTGCGTTTTTAAACAGAAACCAAGGTGTATGTTGGTAACCTGGGAACTGGTGCTGGCAAAGGAGAATTAGAAAGGGCTTTCAGTTATTATGGTCCCTTAAGAACTGTGTGGATTGCCAGAAATCCTCCGGGATTTGCCTTTGTGGAATTTGAAGATCCTAGAGATGCAGAAGATGCAGTGCGAGGCCTGGATGGGAAGTAAGTAACATGTCGGTTATGAAACTTAAGTGTTTGTGAGAATATTCCTGTGCTAAGCTTGGATTCTGTTGTCTGGAGGAGATTTTAAACAGTCATTTTATGAAGACAGGAACTGGGGAACAAAGGTGGAGTCTGAAAGGCTTCTAAAGGTATAGCTGAAGCTTGTGAGGGCAAAGAGTGGTTGGAAAGTTCTAAATATAGGAGTcacgtgttttgttttgttttgtttttaagcattagaatttcgttgtttttcttttatagagtGATTTGTGGTTCCCGAGTGAGAGTTGAACTATCAACAGGCATGCCTCGGAGATCTCGTTTTGATAGACCACCTGCCCGACGTCCCTTTGATCCCAATGATAGATGCTATGAGTGTGGCGAAAAGGGACATTATGCTTATGATTGTCATCGCTATAGCCGCCGAAGAAGAAGcaggtatttattttaataaaggagTGGTTGGTGTACTGGTTAATCAAGTTAATTTTCTTATTAGCAAGGCAGAAACTAGTATTTTTCTATAAACTTGAATGTTAATTGTACAGgtgtattttacagtttttgtttaattaaatgtTAATGTATTAATAATCAACCTGGTCAAAACCTTTCAGGTTTCTTCGTTTGAGTCAGTCGCCTTGATTCAGAATGTCACGAGCCTTATGATATCATGCTGAGGCGCCTTGCAAATCCGACAATTAAGATCCTCCTAGACCTTGAGGTGATCAGCATAAGAGGCCAGATCCCCTCGAGTCATCTACACCTAGCTTCACCTTATTCTTTAAAGGGCAGAAAATTTGAGACGGTGATCGCCGTAACAGTAAATTTGGCTTACAATTGGGGCCCCCTCCGGTTTAGAAAGAGGAACACCAGATTGACCACATTCCCAACTAGAAAAATCTTCTTGCGTCAATCAAGCCTCACCTGGCTCATTTGGCTGTCAGTTTGATCGTCGTTAGATTGAAGAAAACATCTAGATGCAGCGATCGGCTATAGATACTTCTAGATCGTCTAGATCTACTAGACCATGGGCCAAAGAGGGTCGACCTGCAAACTTGCaaggtttattttaaatacaccttacagtgttttatattatgtaattCTAAGATGTAATTGAGCTTTTAACAAATCTTTTTTtaggtagttaaaaaaaaaaaaagacaactaataGGCCCAGAGTTTATTTCCAAATGAGACACTAAGTTTAAATAGTTTTGAGATTTGATTTCAGCAGAGGCACACGAACTCTAAAAAGGAGTTGCCATctaacattttgcttttttctgacTTGAAAAATAGGTCACGGTCTAGATCACATTCAAGATCCAGAGGTAGGCGATACTCTCGCTCTCGCAGCAGGAGCAGGGGAAGGAGGTGAGAGATGTTGCTTAATTCAAGTTTTaacaagagataaaaaaaaaaactttaattggAAGTGGACTTAAACaactttgatttaatttttaggtCAAGATCGGCATCTCCTCGGCGATCAAGATCTGTGTCTCTTCGTAGATCAAGATCAGCTTCACTCAGACGATCTAGGTCTGGTTCTATAAAAGGATCGAGGTATTTCCAGTATGTagcacctttttttccccttatttgtaTTTGGATTGTCACGTCTTAATGACAGCAGTGGAGTATCTTAAGGACCTAATTGACATGGAATGCTTCAGGAAAACGTTGAATGTGTATACGTCCAGATGAAGAAAAGCCCAACTAAAGACTTTAAGGGCTGTTACAGAGGTGATAGAGGAGGGTCCAAAGCACAAATCCTCAAATCATTCCAGTGAACACTCTGGGTAAACATGTTGGAAACTTTTCTGGAGTCAGC
This window contains:
- the SRSF7 gene encoding serine/arginine-rich splicing factor 7 isoform X2, encoding MSRYGRYGGETKVYVGNLGTGAGKGELERAFSYYGPLRTVWIARNPPGFAFVEFEDPRDAEDAVRGLDGKVICGSRVRVELSTGMPRRSRFDRPPARRPFDPNDRCYECGEKGHYAYDCHRYSRRRRSRSRSRSHSRSRGRRYSRSRSRSRGRRSRSASPRRSRSVSLRRSRSASLRRSRSGSIKGSRSRSRSRSRSRSLSRPRSSRSKSRSPSPKRSRSPSGSPRRSASPERVD
- the SRSF7 gene encoding serine/arginine-rich splicing factor 7 isoform X1, which gives rise to MSRYGRYGGETKVYVGNLGTGAGKGELERAFSYYGPLRTVWIARNPPGFAFVEFEDPRDAEDAVRGLDGKVICGSRVRVELSTGMPRRSRFDRPPARRPFDPNDRCYECGEKGHYAYDCHRYSRRRRSRSRSRSHSRSRGRRYSRSRSRSRGRRSRSASPRRSRSVSLRRSRSASLRRSRSGSIKGSRYFQSRSRSRSRSRSLSRPRSSRSKSRSPSPKRSRSPSGSPRRSASPERVD
- the SRSF7 gene encoding serine/arginine-rich splicing factor 7 isoform X3 gives rise to the protein MSRYGRYGGETKVYVGNLGTGAGKGELERAFSYYGPLRTVWIARNPPGFAFVEFEDPRDAEDAVRGLDGKVICGSRVRVELSTGMPRRSRFDRPPARRPFDPNDRCYECGEKGHYAYDCHRYSRRRRSRSRSRSHSRSRGRRYSRSRSRSRGRRSRSASPRRSRSVSLRRSRSASLRRSRSRSRSRSRSRSLSRPRSSRSKSRSPSPKRSRSPSGSPRRSASPERVD